The genomic segment TGCTGGTGCGCCAGTAGTTCTGCTCGAAATCAATGAAACCCTGCTTGGTGAGAACAGTGACGTCTTCGGGTAGCAATGCGTTGAGTTTCTCCACCACAGCCTCGGGGTCCGAGCCAGGCTGCAAACGAACCAGTCCTACCTCGATGCTTCCTGGTGGAGTGTTGGGTAGAAGATCGAGGAATGTTTCGCTGCTTGTGAGCAGATTGCCATCGGCACCGAAGGAGCTGCCGAGCTCGATCAGGCCTGCCACCCGAACCCTTTTTCCTGAGATCTCACTCTCAACTGTTCGTCCTGAGCGGAACCATTCGGCAACGGGACCAAACTCAGGCCTCGACTTTTCGTCGAACAGAACCCGACCTTTCTGGGTTAGAACCTGCGCCTTGGGCGCCAGGCTTGGATCAACAAAAAGAGGGTCACCCGGCTCGAAGCCAAGGGCAAGGATTGAACGGGTGCCGCGCGTCTTGGGATTACGCCAGAGCAGCAGGTTCCAGTGCACAGGTGTGATGCCCTCGATCTCAGGCAATGCCATGGCCTGCACCAGACGACGGCGAGGAAAGCCAGCCATGCTCACTGAACTGGTCGAGCGTGGACTGATCAAAACAATGTCGGCATCGAACAGTCGATGAACCGTGACGCTGGCATCAAACAATCCGTCGCGGAATCCCAGCTGCATGAACATCAGAATTCCCGCGAAACTGATACCGGCCAGAGCAACAGCCAGACGAACCGGCTGACGCACCAGCATCAGTGAAGCCAGTGGAATTCCGCGCCCGCTCAGGAAGCGGCCGATCATGAGGAACCGAATCGGGCGATCACCTTCAGGCCTGACAGCCTTGATACGCGCTGGGTGGATCCTGGATCCAACCTGACCAGGACCTCAACGATCCTGGCGTCGGCATCACCGGTGGGATCCGTCGACAACACCTGTCGTTGTCGCACCTGGGGACTGATGCGCTCAACGGTTCCCCGAAGATCTCCCTCGAAACCACCGTTCTCACTGATCAAAGTGACGGGTTCTCCAAGCTTGATGCGATTGATGTCTGACTCATAGACCTCGATCAGAGCCTCCATCGACTGACTGGCGCCAACCT from the Synechococcus sp. UW179A genome contains:
- the devC gene encoding ABC transporter permease DevC — its product is MIGRFLSGRGIPLASLMLVRQPVRLAVALAGISFAGILMFMQLGFRDGLFDASVTVHRLFDADIVLISPRSTSSVSMAGFPRRRLVQAMALPEIEGITPVHWNLLLWRNPKTRGTRSILALGFEPGDPLFVDPSLAPKAQVLTQKGRVLFDEKSRPEFGPVAEWFRSGRTVESEISGKRVRVAGLIELGSSFGADGNLLTSSETFLDLLPNTPPGSIEVGLVRLQPGSDPEAVVEKLNALLPEDVTVLTKQGFIDFEQNYWRTSTSIGFIFTLGAAMGFVVGCVIVYQVLYSDVSDHLPEYATLMAMGYKLRTLLGVVVREGLLLALFGYLPAYAAGQGLYLLVRSATALPVAMDFSRAMTVFSMILVMCMASAGLAMRRLVDADPAEIF